A stretch of the Filimonas lacunae genome encodes the following:
- a CDS encoding formylglycine-generating enzyme family protein, which yields MFKPTAYMAMSACVLMACANNTNTAREQTHVEAVKKDSEMSCMRTPSRFGAISDTPAIKESSAASTEGMVLIPAGIFDMGGDNNQASNDEYPKHKVKLNAFWIDATEVTNAQFRAFVKATGYVTTAERKPDWDELKKTLPPNTPKPPDSVMVAASLVFHTTNGPVDLQDYNQWWSWVPGASWQHPEGPGSSITGKDNYPVVQVSWFDAVAYCKWAGKRLPTEAEWEFAARGGLLNHIYPWGNEHINTGKPKANSWEGSFPYKNDKKDGFATLAPAKQFAANGYGLYDMAGNVWEWCSDWYDAGYYATLPALSDNPKGPAKSNDPDELYTPKRSLRGGSFLCNDSYCSGYRVARRMKSSPDTGLEHTGFRCVKDGAR from the coding sequence ATGTTTAAACCAACTGCCTATATGGCCATGAGCGCCTGTGTGCTCATGGCCTGTGCCAATAATACCAACACTGCCCGTGAGCAAACGCATGTGGAAGCGGTGAAAAAAGATTCGGAGATGTCGTGTATGAGAACGCCATCCCGCTTTGGCGCTATCTCCGATACGCCTGCTATCAAAGAAAGTAGTGCTGCTTCTACAGAAGGCATGGTATTGATTCCCGCTGGCATTTTTGACATGGGCGGGGATAATAACCAGGCCAGTAACGACGAATATCCCAAACACAAAGTAAAGCTGAATGCTTTTTGGATAGATGCTACAGAGGTAACCAATGCGCAGTTTCGTGCGTTTGTAAAAGCAACGGGGTATGTTACCACGGCAGAAAGAAAGCCGGATTGGGACGAACTGAAGAAAACCCTCCCTCCTAACACTCCCAAACCGCCTGATAGTGTGATGGTGGCCGCTTCTCTGGTGTTTCACACTACCAACGGCCCAGTAGATTTACAGGACTATAATCAATGGTGGAGCTGGGTACCCGGCGCCAGCTGGCAGCACCCTGAAGGGCCTGGAAGTTCTATTACAGGAAAAGATAACTACCCCGTAGTGCAGGTAAGCTGGTTTGATGCGGTGGCTTATTGCAAATGGGCGGGTAAGCGCCTGCCTACCGAAGCTGAATGGGAATTTGCAGCCCGTGGCGGTTTACTCAATCATATATATCCCTGGGGCAACGAGCACATTAATACCGGTAAACCCAAGGCCAATAGCTGGGAGGGGAGCTTTCCTTATAAAAACGATAAAAAGGATGGTTTTGCTACACTGGCTCCTGCAAAGCAGTTTGCCGCCAATGGGTATGGTTTGTATGATATGGCGGGTAATGTATGGGAGTGGTGCAGCGATTGGTACGATGCGGGCTATTATGCCACCTTACCGGCGCTAAGCGATAATCCGAAGGGGCCTGCTAAAAGCAATGATCCTGATGAGTTGTATACGCCTAAAAGAAGCCTGCGCGGGGGCAGCTTCCTGTGTAACGATAGTTATTGCAGCGGCTACCGCGTGGCGCGTAGAATGAAAAGCAGCCCGGATACGGGGTTAGAGCATACCGGTTTCCGCTGTGTAAAAGATGGGGCCCGGTAA
- a CDS encoding DEAD/DEAH box helicase: MQNKKYSIEDALAGLNIEALNEMQVASIEANKTHNNVLLLSATGSGKTLAFLLPVLEGLDYSNTKSTQALIIVPSRELALQIEQVLRSMRTGVKITCCYGGHLRETEEKNLVQPPAILIGTPGRLSDHIRRGNITIDTITTLVLDEFDKSLEAGFQDEISFIIDSLPGIQKRILTSATEAVEVPDFVKFDEPHKLNFLSEEDAENNRLAIKTVISEDKDKIEALFRLICFLGNRLTIVFCNHREAVERTSSLLSERGITNVFYHGSMEQRDRDSALCKFRNGTVNILVTTDLAARGLDIPHIRYIIHYHLPHTEDIFTHRNGRTARMEASGTAILLLSREEKVPAYVTQIEEEITLPEEVELPEKPKWTTFFIAAGKKDKVNKVDIVGFFTNKGQLKKEDIGLIEVKDFSSFVAIRKSKASTTLNLVKNEKIKNQKVKIEIAK, translated from the coding sequence ATGCAAAACAAAAAATATTCTATAGAGGATGCCCTGGCTGGCTTAAACATTGAAGCTTTAAACGAGATGCAGGTGGCATCTATAGAAGCTAATAAGACGCATAACAATGTGCTGCTGTTGTCGGCCACGGGCTCGGGTAAAACGCTTGCGTTTCTGTTACCGGTGCTGGAGGGACTGGATTACAGCAATACCAAATCCACACAAGCCCTTATTATAGTGCCCTCGCGCGAGCTGGCGCTGCAAATAGAGCAGGTGTTACGTTCTATGCGCACGGGCGTGAAAATAACCTGCTGCTACGGCGGGCATTTGCGCGAAACAGAAGAGAAGAACCTGGTGCAACCGCCTGCTATATTAATAGGCACGCCCGGGCGTTTAAGCGATCATATCAGAAGGGGTAATATTACCATAGATACCATTACCACATTGGTGTTGGACGAGTTTGATAAATCGCTGGAAGCCGGCTTCCAGGATGAGATCTCTTTTATTATAGATTCGTTGCCGGGCATACAAAAACGTATTCTTACTTCTGCAACAGAAGCGGTAGAGGTGCCGGACTTTGTAAAATTTGACGAGCCGCATAAGCTGAATTTCCTTTCTGAAGAAGATGCAGAGAACAACAGACTGGCCATAAAAACGGTGATTTCGGAAGATAAAGACAAAATTGAAGCCTTATTCCGTTTAATATGCTTCTTAGGTAACAGGCTTACCATTGTGTTCTGTAACCACAGAGAAGCTGTAGAGCGCACCAGCTCCCTGTTGTCTGAAAGAGGTATTACCAACGTGTTTTACCACGGTTCTATGGAGCAGCGTGACAGAGACAGCGCCTTGTGCAAGTTCAGGAACGGAACGGTGAACATCCTGGTGACCACCGATCTGGCAGCCCGTGGACTGGATATACCACATATCCGTTACATTATACATTATCATCTACCACATACCGAAGATATATTTACGCACCGTAATGGCCGTACAGCCCGTATGGAAGCCAGCGGTACCGCTATTTTACTGCTTTCGCGCGAAGAAAAGGTACCGGCATATGTAACGCAAATAGAAGAAGAAATTACCTTACCTGAGGAGGTGGAGTTGCCTGAAAAGCCTAAATGGACTACTTTCTTTATTGCCGCCGGTAAAAAGGACAAGGTGAACAAGGTGGATATTGTAGGCTTCTTTACCAATAAGGGCCAGTTAAAGAAAGAGGATATAGGGTTGATTGAGGTAAAAGATTTCTCTTCCTTCGTTGCCATCCGAAAATCCAAAGCGAGCACCACGTTGAACCTGGTGAAAAATGAAAAGATAAAGAACCAGAAGGTGAAAATAGAAATTGCCAAGTAA
- a CDS encoding SusC/RagA family TonB-linked outer membrane protein has translation MRKLPMLLYVLLLACTTQLMAQNLTITGKVTDEKGNPLSGVSVTGKNSVTTAQDGSFTISITKNEKNLTFSYVGFATQVKKIEGSSLQVSLATEEKSLSEVVVVGYGTQKRKELTGAVFKLADSSLNNIPLSGPDQALRGRVPGVTVSQSSGTPGASINVQIRGAGSISSSSQPLYVIDGVIMNTGSYAQVDVGGQTTNALSEINPADIESFEVLKDAAAAAVYGARGANGVILITTKRGANQQTKVGLNASYGTQSVIKRMPTLTGPEYVALVQEAVKNVYGSTALPSSRSLSGLDNDPSTYPTTNWQDLIFKNAPIQNYELNMRGGNDKTKFFVSAGYFDQQATIIGSEYKRYNTRINLDNQVTSRLKISGGLSLSRSINNRINNDNNIYGVLSSAVLLAPYFNAYKADGTYAYDPNNGTVENPLAAGYLRYNVAKTNRVLANFSGEYKILNSLTFKSQVSADYIDYNEAAFAPSTTLEGASGPNGVGKEGYSKELNLMNENILTYRPVISANHHLTLTGVASYQESRAESMYGSASNYPGDGIRRLSAASTIKSLTSAGTSYGVIGYLARANYDYLGKYLFSASVRRDGSSRVGSLSRWGTFPAVSGAWRVSEEDFLKGNSVISDLKIRGSWGKLGNSELGNFASRSLVSPGANATFSGAATPGLYPYQLGNDSLRWESSIQTDLGVEVGLFKNRIQLVVDLYNKTTNNLISNKSLVGSSGFTSVSTNIGKVQNKGLEIGITSTNITNRDITWTTSLNISFNKNKILKLASAAYSSGLGSWVQEGEALGSFRGYRVAGIFQSTAEVASSPTQNASTTAGDIKFKDLTHDGKILSDDQEILGSANPKYFGGMTNTLTYKGFELSVFFQFVEGNKVLNYTKLYGEGMNSIYGQFASTLDRWTPTHTNTNVPRAAYGDPSLNRRLSDRFVEDGSYARLKNIILSYNLPKQWLNKLKISNVKVFAQAQNLVTWTKYSGFDPEVSYSGASSATSTNTAPGTDFLTYPQSRAFTFGANISF, from the coding sequence CACAAGATGGAAGCTTTACCATCAGCATTACCAAAAATGAAAAAAACCTCACCTTTAGCTATGTAGGTTTTGCCACACAGGTAAAGAAAATTGAAGGCAGCAGCCTGCAGGTATCACTGGCTACTGAAGAGAAAAGCTTATCGGAAGTAGTGGTAGTAGGTTATGGAACGCAAAAGCGTAAAGAGCTTACCGGCGCGGTGTTTAAACTGGCCGACAGCAGCTTAAACAACATTCCGCTTTCTGGCCCCGATCAGGCTTTACGTGGCCGTGTACCCGGTGTAACCGTTTCGCAAAGCTCCGGTACCCCCGGCGCCAGCATAAACGTGCAAATAAGAGGTGCCGGTTCTATCAGCTCCAGCAGCCAGCCTTTGTATGTGATTGACGGGGTAATTATGAACACCGGCAGCTATGCACAGGTAGATGTGGGTGGTCAAACCACCAATGCTTTATCGGAGATTAACCCTGCCGACATAGAGTCTTTTGAAGTATTGAAAGACGCTGCCGCTGCTGCCGTATACGGAGCAAGAGGTGCGAATGGCGTTATTTTAATTACCACCAAAAGAGGGGCTAACCAGCAAACCAAAGTAGGCTTAAATGCTTCTTACGGCACTCAAAGCGTTATTAAAAGAATGCCTACCCTTACCGGTCCGGAATATGTAGCACTGGTGCAGGAAGCAGTAAAGAATGTATATGGCAGCACTGCCTTACCTTCTTCCAGAAGCCTTTCCGGCTTAGACAACGATCCCTCTACTTATCCCACTACCAACTGGCAGGATCTGATCTTTAAAAATGCACCTATCCAGAACTACGAGTTGAATATGAGAGGTGGTAACGACAAAACCAAGTTCTTTGTGTCTGCCGGTTATTTCGATCAGCAGGCTACCATTATCGGTTCGGAATACAAAAGATACAACACCCGTATCAACCTCGATAACCAGGTTACCTCCCGTTTAAAAATATCAGGTGGTTTATCCTTATCCCGTTCTATCAACAACAGGATCAACAACGACAATAACATCTATGGCGTATTAAGCTCTGCCGTATTGCTGGCACCTTACTTTAATGCCTATAAAGCAGATGGCACTTATGCTTACGATCCCAACAACGGAACAGTAGAAAACCCACTGGCCGCCGGTTACCTGCGTTACAACGTAGCCAAAACCAACCGTGTGTTAGCCAACTTTTCGGGCGAATACAAAATACTGAACAGCCTTACCTTTAAATCGCAGGTAAGTGCAGATTACATTGATTACAATGAAGCAGCTTTTGCCCCCAGCACTACACTGGAAGGCGCTTCCGGCCCTAATGGCGTAGGCAAAGAAGGTTACAGCAAAGAACTGAACCTGATGAACGAGAACATCCTGACTTACCGTCCGGTAATTTCTGCCAATCATCACCTTACTCTTACCGGTGTGGCTTCTTACCAGGAATCCAGAGCAGAATCAATGTATGGTTCGGCCAGTAACTATCCTGGTGATGGCATTCGCCGTTTATCAGCCGCTTCTACCATTAAGTCTTTAACCTCAGCCGGTACCAGCTATGGTGTGATAGGATACCTTGCGCGCGCCAACTACGATTACCTGGGCAAATACCTGTTCAGCGCCAGTGTAAGACGTGATGGAAGCTCCCGCGTTGGCTCTCTCAGCAGATGGGGCACTTTCCCTGCCGTATCAGGTGCATGGCGTGTTTCGGAAGAAGACTTCCTGAAAGGCAACAGCGTTATCAGTGACTTAAAAATCAGGGGTAGCTGGGGTAAGCTGGGTAACTCAGAATTAGGCAACTTTGCATCCCGTTCACTGGTAAGCCCAGGTGCCAACGCTACGTTTTCCGGCGCAGCCACTCCCGGCTTATATCCTTACCAATTAGGTAATGACAGCCTGCGTTGGGAATCTTCTATCCAAACCGATCTGGGTGTGGAAGTGGGGTTATTCAAAAACAGGATTCAGTTAGTAGTAGACCTATACAACAAAACCACCAACAACCTTATTTCCAACAAATCACTGGTAGGTTCTTCGGGCTTTACCAGCGTATCAACCAACATTGGTAAAGTACAGAACAAAGGCCTGGAAATAGGCATTACCTCAACCAACATTACCAACAGAGATATCACCTGGACCACTAGTCTTAACATCTCATTTAACAAGAACAAAATACTGAAACTGGCTTCTGCCGCCTATTCTTCTGGTTTAGGTAGCTGGGTGCAGGAAGGCGAAGCTTTGGGTAGCTTTAGAGGTTATCGTGTAGCAGGTATTTTCCAAAGCACAGCAGAAGTAGCCAGCAGTCCTACTCAAAACGCTTCTACCACTGCCGGTGATATTAAGTTTAAAGACCTGACTCATGATGGTAAAATACTTTCAGATGACCAGGAAATTCTTGGTTCTGCCAATCCTAAATACTTTGGAGGTATGACCAACACCCTTACCTACAAAGGTTTTGAGTTATCCGTGTTTTTCCAGTTTGTAGAGGGCAATAAAGTATTGAACTATACTAAGCTGTATGGCGAAGGCATGAACAGTATATACGGTCAGTTTGCCAGCACACTGGACAGGTGGACTCCTACACACACCAATACCAATGTACCACGTGCTGCTTATGGCGACCCTAGTTTAAACCGTCGCCTTTCTGACCGCTTTGTAGAAGATGGTTCTTATGCACGTTTGAAAAACATAATCCTGTCTTACAATTTACCTAAGCAATGGCTGAACAAATTAAAGATCAGCAATGTGAAAGTATTTGCACAGGCACAAAACCTGGTTACCTGGACTAAGTACAGTGGCTTTGATCCGGAAGTAAGTTACTCCGGTGCTTCTTCTGCCACCTCTACCAACACAGCGCCTGGTACAGACTTCCTGACTTACCCACAGTCACGTGCATTCACTTTTGGAGCAAACATTAGTTTCTAA
- a CDS encoding RagB/SusD family nutrient uptake outer membrane protein, giving the protein MLKRAIYISLLAAGSITSSCTKILEQDPQNYLDASTAFTTESAVRAGLVGVYDEFQSTYYTGVALMILPELEGGNLTETGSYTDYQEIANVTISTNNTSTTNAWNYIYAGINRANNVISATNSITDASFTADEKKAVIAEASFLRAYMYFDLLRCYGGDTISYASASGAGVPIRLTPTTESSQAVAIARSNAGEVYTQVLKDLDTAIAGLSINLSSAGRADLNAAVALKARVQLYRESFDDAESLATQIINQFSSSTAYGGLAANYASIFSTKNTKPESIWEIQNTATDGTYLGYYYYGRSEVASNSNLAAAHESGDVRLTVNYNNSVSATKYRQLKFTHSDYSDNIPLIRLAEVYLIRAEARARKSTPDLTGALADVNMVRARAGLKASTATTVDGIVDAVLNERRVELAHEGQRFFDLRRLNKAKSALSISQGYRLLWPVPQSEINAGAGVVTQNYGY; this is encoded by the coding sequence ATGTTAAAAAGAGCTATTTATATATCCTTACTGGCAGCGGGAAGCATCACTTCTTCCTGTACCAAAATACTGGAACAAGATCCTCAAAACTACCTCGATGCCAGCACCGCCTTTACTACCGAATCGGCTGTACGAGCCGGGCTGGTAGGTGTGTATGACGAATTTCAAAGCACCTATTACACAGGTGTGGCCCTGATGATTTTACCGGAACTGGAAGGCGGCAACCTCACCGAAACCGGTTCCTATACCGATTACCAGGAAATAGCCAACGTTACTATTTCCACCAACAATACCAGCACCACCAATGCATGGAACTACATTTACGCCGGTATTAACCGTGCCAACAATGTAATTAGTGCTACCAACAGCATTACAGATGCTTCGTTCACTGCCGATGAAAAAAAAGCTGTGATAGCAGAAGCTTCTTTTTTGAGAGCCTATATGTATTTTGACCTGCTGCGTTGCTACGGTGGCGATACCATCAGCTATGCCAGTGCTTCAGGAGCTGGCGTACCTATACGCCTTACCCCTACCACCGAATCTTCTCAGGCGGTTGCCATAGCAAGATCCAATGCAGGGGAAGTATATACGCAGGTGTTAAAAGATCTGGACACTGCCATTGCAGGTTTAAGCATTAATCTAAGCAGTGCAGGCCGAGCCGATTTAAATGCAGCAGTAGCTTTAAAAGCAAGAGTGCAGTTATACCGCGAAAGCTTTGATGATGCAGAAAGCCTGGCAACCCAAATCATCAACCAGTTTTCATCTTCTACTGCCTATGGTGGATTAGCAGCTAATTATGCTTCTATCTTCTCTACTAAAAACACGAAGCCGGAAAGCATCTGGGAAATACAGAATACTGCTACAGATGGCACTTACCTGGGCTATTATTACTATGGCCGTAGCGAAGTGGCCAGCAACAGCAACCTGGCAGCAGCACACGAATCGGGAGACGTGCGTTTAACAGTAAACTACAACAACAGTGTAAGTGCTACAAAATACCGCCAGCTGAAGTTTACCCACTCTGACTATTCTGACAACATCCCATTGATAAGACTGGCAGAAGTATACCTTATAAGAGCAGAAGCCCGTGCCAGGAAATCGACACCTGACTTAACCGGTGCTTTAGCTGATGTAAACATGGTGCGTGCCCGCGCCGGGTTAAAAGCTTCAACAGCCACTACGGTAGATGGAATTGTAGACGCTGTATTGAATGAGCGTCGTGTGGAATTGGCGCATGAAGGGCAACGTTTCTTTGACCTTCGCAGATTAAACAAAGCAAAATCTGCTTTATCTATTTCTCAAGGTTACCGTTTGTTATGGCCTGTACCGCAATCTGAAATTAACGCAGGTGCCGGTGTAGTTACCCAAAACTACGGTTACTAA